A stretch of DNA from Pleurocapsa minor HA4230-MV1:
AATTAGTCGCGCTCAGAAGATGGATGCTCTATCTTCCATGGCAAACATTGCGGGTTATCGGGCAGTAATTGAAGCTGCTAATAACTTTGGGCGTTTCTTTACAGGACAAATTACCGCTGCGGGTAAAGTTCCTCCAGCTAAGGTAATGGTCATTGGTGCTGGGGTTGCAGGTTTGGCAGCCATCGGTGCAGCCAGAAGTCTTGGGGCAGTAGTACGCGCTTTTGATACTCGCCCTGCGGTAAAAGAGCAGGTAGAAAGCCTTGGTGCAGAGTTTCTGGAACTAGAGTTTGAGGAAGACGGTACGGGTTCTGGTGGCTATGCCAAAACCATGAGTAAAGAATTTATTGATGCTGAGATGGCACTCTTTAGAGAGCAAGCTAAAGAAATCGATATTATTATTACTACCGCCTTAATTCCAGGTAGACCAGCACCAAAACTGATTCTTACCGATATGGTAGAGATGATGAAAGAAGGTTCTGTAGTGGTAGATTTGGCTGCGGAACAGGGTGGGAACTGTGAAGTTACTCGACCCAACGAAGTTTATAAATACGACGGTGTAACCATAATTGGTTTAACTGACTTACCTAGTCGCATGGCTGCCCAATCTAGTCAGCTTTATGGTACAAACCTCTGGCACTTACTCAAAGATATGGGTGGGGCGGAAGACTATAAAGTAGACTACGAAGATCAAGTAGTTCGTGGGGCGTTGATTGTCCACGAAGGCAAAGTAACTTGGCCTCCACCAAAAATCGAAAATCCTTCCCCAACTCCTCCTCCTAAGCCTAAAGCGGTAGTGAATGCCGTAACCAAAGAAGAGAAAAAGTCTAATGGTATGCTCTGGGTAATTGTGGCTGGGTTAGCTTTATTGGGAATTGGTATTGGTGCGCCGACTTCTTTCTTGTCACACTTTACAGTATTTGTTTTAGCTTGCTTTATTGGCTATCAAGTAATTTGGAACGTTTCCCCTGCTTTACATACACCTCTAATGAGTGTGACTAATGCTATTAGCGGAATTATTATTCTGGGGGGGATGTTGCAGATCTCTGGAGAATTAACTTCACCTTCGGTAATTCTAGGAGCGATCGCAATTCTAGTAGGAACAATTAATATCTCTGGGGGCTTTTTGGTTACCCAACGGATGTTAAAAATGTTCCAGAAATAATCGATACATATCATACAAACCCTGTAGGGGCGGTTCGCGAACCGCCCTTAGCAATACATTGTCATTATCATTAAATTAATCATGTCAAATAATCTTGTGGCGGTTGCTTATATTGCAGCCAGTGCCTTATTCATCCTCAGCCTGGGAGGACTATCAAACCAGGAAACAGCCCGTCAGGGTAATTTGTTCGGTATTATTGGGATGGCGATCGCTTTTATCGCTACAGCCCTCAGCGCCCAGGTAAACGGTTACGGCGTTTTGATTGGGGCGATCGTTCCTGGAGCAATTATCGGCTCAGTTCTCGCTGCTAGAGTGGCAATGACTTCCATGCCCGAACTCGTAGCGATCCTCCATAGTTTTGTTGGTTTAGCTGCGGTACTTGTTGGTTTAGCTACCTACTTACAGCCTGAAAACACTCTAACTGGAGTTGAGGCAACTATCCACGAACTAGAAATCTACATCGGTATCTTTATTGGTGCTGTTACCTTTGCAGGTTCTGTAGTGGCATTTGGCAAGTTAAACGGTTCTTTTGGTAGCAAACCGCTGATGTTACCTGCCCGTCACTTAATCAACATTGCATTATTAGCTGGTTCAGTGGTTCTTGGTGTTCAGTTCATGGGAACAGAGAATGGCTTACAACCTCTGTTAATCATGACTGGTTTAGCTTGTGTACTCGGCTTCCTCCTCGTAATGGGTATTGGTGGTGCGGATATGCCTGTGGTCATTTCCATGCTCAATAGCTATTCAGGTTGGGCTGCTGCTGCTGCTGGCTTCATGCTTTCTAACGATGTACTAATCGTAACTGGAGCATTGGTTGGTAGTAGTGGGGCGATCCTGAGCTATATCATGTGTGAAGCAATGAATCGTTCTTTTATCAGTGTTATCTTGGGCGGTTTTGGTGAAGGCGCGACTGCCACCCCTACTGGTGAGGCTAAACCAATGGGTGAAGCTACCGCTACTAACGTTGAAGAAGTTGCAGAATTACTCAATGATGCTAAAAGTGTGGTGATCGTTCCTGGTTACGGTATGGCGGTTGCTCAAGCACAACATTCTGTTTCCGACATTACTAAAATTCTCCGCAAGCGCGGTAAAGAAGTGCGTTTTGGTATTCACCCCGTGGCAGGTAGAATGCCTGGACACATGAACGTATTGTTGGCAGAGGCTAATGTACCCTACGACATTGTGTTAGAGATGGACGAAATTAATGATGACTTTTCTAATACTGATGTGGTGTTAGTAATTGGTGCTAATGATACTGTTAATCCTAGTGCCTTAGACGATCCTTCTAGCCCAATTGCAGGTATGCCTGTCATGGAAGTCTGGCACGCGCAGAATACTATTGTGATGAAACGTAGTTTGGGTATTGGTTATGCAGGGGTGGATAATCCTTTGTTCTACATGGATAATAATCAGATGCTTTACGGTGATGCGAAGGCTAATGTTAGTGCTTTGTTGAATGAGTTGTCTAAAACTGAGAAGGAATTGGTTGCTGCTTAGTTTTTATTTGAGTTAGTTTGGAATCCTCCTAGTTTTTAGGGGGATTTTTTATTTCGCGCAAAGACGCAAAAGCGCGAAGGAGTTATTTGTTTGGTTTTGGAAATTGTTAAAGAAGGAAGCAAAGGATTGTTCTGTGTTTGATATGGTTTTGGAAGAAAAGGGAATTATTTGTGTATAGGTGATTTTCTTTAGATTTTTTTATGAGTATTGAAAACCAGAATTATCAATTTGAAATTTTAGAATATGCGGTTAATCAGCATCTAGATAAGCTTTTGTCTTGTAGTGATAAAAAAGATGCGTTAAACGTCATTCTAAATCAAAGTAAAGATCTTATTTGGAAAATAGCGACAGAAATCTACAATGAAAGCGGACATAAAATAGATTTTGCGTTTATCAAAAACCTACTCGATCAGAGAAGTAATCTATTAGAAAATAGAATTGGGGAAGAGCAAAAGGCTAAAGCCGATTTAGAAGCTAGAAGATTATTTAAAAAAGCCGAAAAAGAACGTTTTAGAGAAGAACAAAGAGTAGCCAGTATAAAGGCAACAGCCAAGTTAAAAGACCAAAAAATAGAACAAATAGCTAAACAAAAAGAACTAGATCGAGAGCGAAGAGAGAGAGAATCTAAACAATTACAAGCATTTAAACAAGCAAATTCAGAAATTAATAGTAATTACGAAAGCTCTGACATCTTTATCCGAATTGGAAATACAATTGCCGATCAACTTGAGATAAATCAAAAAACAATAAAATTTAATAGTTATATTATGAAAGATTTGGGAGCAGATGAATTAGATAATATTGAGATTGTAATGGCAATTGAAGAAGAATTTGATATAGAAATAACAGATGATGATATACCTTCATGTAAATCGATTAAGGTTTCACCATATGATTATTCATGTTCTTCATATGAGGATTGGAATATTGAAAAAATGTTTTATTTGGTTGTACAAAAAATCTGATTGAGTTTCGCGCCAAGACACAAAGACGTAAAGGGTTTATTTGTTTGATGTTTGGAATTTTAGGAAAAAGGAGCGAAGGGGCTATCTGTGAGGGAAAATGAGATTGCAAGGGAAATTGTGGATGCTGCGTACAAGATTCATACAAGGTTGGGGGCGGGTTTGTTGGAGTCGGTTTATGAGGCGGTGATGGCTTATGAGTTGCAGAAGCGAGGCTTAAGGTTTGAAAGACAAAAGCCAATTCCTGTGGTTTATGAGGGGATGCACTTAGGAGAAGGATTTCGAGCAGATTTTATTGTAGAGAATTTGGTAATCATTGAGTTGAAATCTGTAGAATGTATTGCTCCAGTTCACAAAAAACAACTATTGACTTATCTCCGTTTAACTAATAAACACTTAGGCTTACTAATCAACTTCAACACCGATCTCATCAAAAACGGTATTACTCGTATCGTCAACAACCTTTAATCTCTTGGCTTTTCTTCTTTGCGTCTTTGCGTCTTTGCGCGAAATTCATACCCAACAACTTCTTTATTTTGAATAATCTAATACAGAAATAGCTTTGTCCTTAATTTCATCTACTTTAATTAATTCAAGTAACTCTTGTTCATCATAAGCACCACCAAAAGCCTTGATCGCCGCACCTTCTAAAGCAAGTTCAAAAGCATCATCAATTATTTTGTTTAAATCTGCTTTATTGGCATAATACCCATCAGATTTACGTCTTTTATTAATCCTATTTATCTGTTTAATGGAATTATTGATGGAAAGTTTCCAAGATTTAGTTAGTCTTTTCTCAGCATCTTCTTTAATTAAATGTAGAAGCAAAACTACCATGTAGCTAAATATTTTGTTGAGTTTATCCTCTACAGACATTTCTTCCAATTGATCGACAATTTGTAAAGCAGTCACAAAGTCATGTTTTTCTATGCTTTCTCTTAACTGGATAAGTTCTTCCATCTGAATAACTTTAACTTGTTAGATAATCCTATTTTATTTGTAGTTCACTACTATTTTAAATTCGCGATCGCTTTTCTTCTCTACGTATCAAAAAAAAGCATACAAGTCAAAATAGAAGTTCATCTGTATTAACCAGTTGTTACTCTTGATAACTAAGCAATTGCCAATTTTTGTTACAAAAATTTATTTATTATGCTCTCCTTCTGGAAAAAATTAGGTTAAATTTGAAGTTGTCTTTTGAGGGATCTCCCTGTGAATTTGAAATCGTCAACGCGCAACCAAAATTCAGGTCAAACTCAAGCTAATAAAACTAGTATGATATTTTTTGACCCCAGCTTGATTAAAGCTGCCAGAAATATCTATCGCAGCTACTGTAATTTAAATGTTGCTACGGAAAATAAACCGAGAGGAATAGTGATCAATCGAGATAGCCATCGAGGTCAATTGGCATTTAATTCTAAACCTATATTGTTGCCTAGAGAGTGTTTTATTCCTCTCAAGCAGATTGAAGCAGAAGTATATTAAGAGAGACTCGAATTAATATTTCTAAATTATTTATTTGAACTTTAAATTAAATTATGGAAACAGTAGTTATGGCAATAGGATTTGCCACAGCTTTTACCTTTGGCGCGTGTATTGGTAGTTTCCTCAACGTAGTTATATATCGCATTCCCGCAGGATTATCTTTAGTTCATCCCCCATCTCGCTGTCCTCAATGTATGCATCCATTGGGAATTACGGAAAATGTCCCTGTATTTGGCTGGTTATGGCTTCGGGGTTGCTGTCGTTGGTGCAAAACTAGAATTTCCAGCCGTTATCCAATTGTCGAAGCAGTTACTGGCTTAATCTTTATGGCGGTTTTTGGGCGTTTTGGCTACAGTCTAGAAACTGTTGGCTACTGTCTTTTTTTATCTTGGCTATTATCGTTATCGATGATTGACTTGGATACTATGACTTTACCCTCGTCTTTAACTAAATCAGGATTAGTATTGGGCTTAGTATTTCAGGTTGTTATTGGTTGGCAAGCTAGCCATAGCCAAGGTGTAGCCAATGGTTTAATGTTTGGGATTGGTGGTGCAGTTTCAGGTATCTGGTTGCTAGAAATTATTGCCTTAATCGGTTTAATGATGATGGGACAGCAGGCAATGGGTGATGCAGACGGTAAGTTAATGGCAACTATTGGCGCTTGGATTGGCTGGAAATATGTTTTATTATCTAGCTTGATTGCCTGTGGTATGGGTGCAATTGTTGGCGGTGGCGCGATCGCTTTGAAAATTATTGGCAGAAAACAACCAATGCCTTTTGGGCCATTTTTAGCATTAGGTGGGGCATTAAGCTTATTTTTTGGGAATGAGATAATTGATGCCTATCTCCAGAATTTTTGGAGTTTTTAGCTTTAAAGATCAATGTTTTTTGTCTTCAACCTTCCCCTTTGAGAAACTCTTCGCTGTCGATCTGAACTCCATCCTCCGCCATCGATTTTATCGACTCTAATTTTTCTGCTTCAGCAACATGTTGTTTAGCCGTAATTTTAATTCCTGGCAGATGATCTAGGCTTTCTTGTAGTTGTCTTACTTGGTCAACAGGGGTAAATACGGTTAAGCCTTGAGGAATACATTTAACCTCTATAGGAGTAAAACCAATTAATTCTCCGTCTAAAACTACTTTTTGTGGTGGATTGGTAGTAACTTTTACCCACTTGGTTCGTAAATAGCCAACGTCATTTCTTTCGGCTGCTTCATTGTTACTTGCAGTTTGAAGTAGATGATAAGAAATAGCGATCGCCTCTACTCTCGTTTTAGCCGTAATAATGGTCACATCCAGTAGTCCATCATCATAAACTACTCCTGCTGTACCTTGGGCTAAAACTGAAGTAGGTGGTGCAGCATTGGCAACCGTCACAGCGTTAGCGTCAACTTCGATTACTTTATCATCAGTTTCAATTATCGTCGTGAATTTCTCAAATTCTCTCAGTTGCTTCAATCCAGAAAGCACATAAGCTAGCATTCCTAAGCGATCTTTTGCTTCGCGATCGGCATCTTCTACGGTTTCAGCCTCAAAACCTATTCCTGCCAATAAAATCATCGGCTTATCGTTACAGTATGCTGCATCTACCTTTTTAGTTGCACCATCGACAATTACCTGACATGCTGCTTCAATCGTGTCGGGTATATCCAAAGCATTGGCAAAAGCATTTGCTGTTCCTCTGGCGATCGCACCTAAAGGAATATCTGTATTAATTAAAGCTTCGGCGACTGCTGAAACCGTACCATCTCCCCCAGAAGCAATAATCATTTCTACATTATTCTTTACTGCTTGGACTGCTAATTCTCCTGCGCTAACTTCTGGGGTAGTGTATTGAATATCGAGATCGAATGTTGGCTCTAAAATACTCTTAATAGTGGCTAAATCTTGCTCTGAGTTACCTTGTCCCGCAACAGGATTGAAAATTAAACAAGCTGGGCGATTCATAAGCTAAAAAGCAATAAGTGTTCGACATGAGAAAAAAGCTACTAAAGGCAGTAGTTATTAATGTTTCTAGCTAATTCTTCTTTAAAAGTCATCTGTTAAAAGACTTATTCCAGGTTATGAAACAAGTTATTAAACAACAATGTTGACCTAATTGTGCTTATTGCTTATGGCTTTGCTTATTTACTTAGATATTTCAGGCTGTAATTCTGACAAGATGATAAACCGAATATGATTCAAGGATAAGTCACCAATCGAAACCGTTTCTTTATCAATTTTTACACCTTCACTCGTAATAAACTCAAAAGAAGTATCTTTTGCCATCTCTGCGTGATACCAAGATAGTCCCATAAAAAAGCGGGTGGGATATGGCCCTCCTTCAAACAGATCGTCGGGGTTAGATTCCATTGGTAACCAGCCATAGCCAGGAAGATAAAACTCCATCCAAACATGGTTATAATCAGGCTGTAAAGGTAGGTTGCGCTTGAGAGGATCCCCAGGACATTTATATCTCCCAACGGTGCGACAGGCAATACCATTAAGACGGCATAAAGCCAAAAGCAAGCCAAGATATTCCCCGCATGAACCCACTCCTCGTTTAAGTACAAGATCGGGAGTATCAATATGGGGTTTGATACCGTAGGCTAGTTTGTCATAAACATAGTTGCGAATACTGTATACCTGACGTAAAAGATTGGTTTCTGAGCCGATCGCTGTTTTGGCAGCCTGTTTAATAATCTCGGTATCCATAGCCAGATTATCGTTGTCTAACAGGTACTTTTGTTGATATTCTTGACTAAGGTTCGGTATTCTTTCGCAATCATCGGGCTTAATCTGATATTTAATGCTCCAGACTGCTAAAATTGCTTTCCAGCCAAATATATAACGCTGTTCAGAATTAAAATTATCAAACTTAAATACGGCAATGCGCTGCCCATCTTTAACTTCTTCCGTAAAGGGTAGTCCGATCGCCTGAACTGAGCGAATTTTTTGTCGATCTGTTTCTGCTGGTAAGGCAATACGCCATTCTAAATTGTCGATCTCGATCTCATCTAGAGGTGAAATTTCCTCAGTGTAGGACATCTCCACTAAATAGCCATTAGATAAAGCGTAGTTTTGCTGGCGGTTGTAAGCGAAATAAAGTGGGTGAATAAAAGTGCGATCGCGATCTTGTAATTCGTAATTGGGTTCAGCATTAGGATTGTCGCGGATATACATTTCGCGATCTGTATAAGCGACATAAAGAGTTTCTTGACCTTCGTTAGAATTAAAAGCTAATCCTGTTGGTGAAGCAAAGGGAGTTAAAACACTAAAAATAGTTTCTCCTGTAGCTCGATCGAGACAATAAACAGTTTGCTCTAGATCGTCTGTTAGCCAAATCTCTTCTGACTTGACGGTAATATTTTCTAAACCAATCCCAGGGGCATAAAAATGCGTAATCTTGGTGGCGCGATCGCGATTATAAACTAAAATCTTGCCTTGTTTTTGACTGGTCAAATAAATGGTCGATTCCCAAACAGCAATGCCGTTAATCTCGCAATCTAAATGGAGAAATAATTGCGGTTCAAAATCTTTAGTGACTAAAGAACAACAGTAGACACGTTCGCCCTTAGTAAACCAAAGAATATCATCAGTAATGGCTAAACCTGTTGCCCCAATAAAATCTGACCAACTGCGAGTATTTAGAATGGTCGTGTTATCTGTAGCGGGATCGATTTGTAGTAAATAACCGTTGTTAGAGTCAATCGCCCAAATAAAATCTTCATGGAACACCATACCGTAAATTGAACTGGCTGCGATCGGTCTAATGGTTGTGACAGCAGTAGGTTTATTTGAGGTCATATAGTCAATCAAAAGTTTGAGTACCTAAAATACTACATTTGTTTAGCCAGTTACAGTGTAGGTAGTGAACAATTGATTATTTGAGTTGAGATTATGCGCTCAATATACAGTTATGCCTCCGTTTCAGACAATGGTGTGGCTGAATCAATACAAGAGCTACCTAGTCTTTTAACTAAAGCTTTTTAAACTAAATTTGAACTAAAATTGAACAAGATACTGTTCATTTATACTTAAAAAGAGAGCCAAGCTTTAGACTTTACTCTCTTTTCAATATACAGTACCCCCAAGGGAATTTGAATCCCTGTCGCCTCCGTGAAAGGGAGGTGTCCTAGGCCACTAGACGATGGGGGCTAAGACTGACTGCCTGTTTTTGTGTCACTGGCAACGTTTCTAAATATATCGAATATTTTTGCCCCTGTCAACAAAATACTCAAAAAAACTTTGGGCGACGGCTAAAAATGACTACATACCCTGTCGCATTTGCTTTAATCGCTTTTGGGCAACAGGATCTAAGGTATTAAATAAAAAACGACCAGGAGGTTTTCTCTTGGTCTGTTTGTTGGTCTTATTTTTAGTTTTCTGGACTGCTAATCCTACTTCTCGCTCCAGCATTGGTGCGGAAAGCCATTCTGCTCCATAGCCGACCACAGTTAGCTGTTGGGCGCGATCGCTAGTCGCGACGATTAAACGAGTAGATTCCTGCTGGTATTTCTTGCGAGCAAAGGTGGCGCAAAATTTCTCAATATAGGTATCTGCGGTTTCGGCAAAGGCAGTATAATGTACCGATAAAGCAGCAGTGTGGGTTTCAGTGCTGCGAGGGGTGTCTTGATAATGAGCATCAAAAACAACCTTGGTACGGTATGCTACGGAAGCGCTATAGTTGATTAAACATTCGACTAGTTCATATCGAGCAGCTTCTAAGCCATGGCGATCGCGACTTTGTTTTAAGTCCGACCAGTCGCCGATGATGTTATAACCATCGACGAGTAATATTGCCTGGTGGGAGGGGGGAGACATTGCAATGGATGATCCTGATGAGAACTGGGTAAAGATTTACACTTTATTTTAAGTATATTTGTTAACAAAAAGTTAAACAAAAATAAATTACCTTTTTTATTGGCTTTCTGTTGCTAACAACTTTTGCTTAAGAGATTGAGGTTCTCCCTGAGCTACGACTTTGCCTCCTGCTAATAAAAATGCACCATCACAGTAGTCTAACTCTTCTAAACGGTGGGTTACCCAAAGAGCAGTTAGACCCCGTTCTTTGACTAGATTCCTCACCTGAGCGACTAACTCCAGCTGAGTATCTGCATCGAGCAAGGCAGTTGGTTCATCAAATAAAATAGCTTCGCAGTTACGAGCAATAGCTCCTGCGATCGCAATTCTTTGTTTTTGACCACCACTAAGAGCATGAATTGGTCTTCTTTCTAGCTCTGGTAAGTTGACTGCATCGAGGGCTTCTTTGACTCTCTGTCTTACCTGCACCTGAGTTAGATTCTCACTCACCAAACCAAAAGCAATATCTGCTCCCACAGTCGGCATGACTAGCTGATGGTCGGGATTTTGAAAGACAAATCCCGTTTTGTGAGGCATGACAACCGAACCACTATCAGGGATTAGCAATCCAGCTAATAACCTTAATAAAGTTGATTTACCACTACCATTGTTCCCCAAGAGCATCCAAAATTCCCCCTGGGGTACTTGAAGGGTGCAATCCTGTAAGACAGACGCTTCGTCAGACCAGCTAAAGCAGATATTGTTTACTCGGATAGTCGGCAATTTTTCCGCCTTAATATTGCTAGTAAAAGTCATTACTTTTCAGCTACA
This window harbors:
- a CDS encoding acyl carrier protein, translating into MSIENQNYQFEILEYAVNQHLDKLLSCSDKKDALNVILNQSKDLIWKIATEIYNESGHKIDFAFIKNLLDQRSNLLENRIGEEQKAKADLEARRLFKKAEKERFREEQRVASIKATAKLKDQKIEQIAKQKELDRERRERESKQLQAFKQANSEINSNYESSDIFIRIGNTIADQLEINQKTIKFNSYIMKDLGADELDNIEIVMAIEEEFDIEITDDDIPSCKSIKVSPYDYSCSSYEDWNIEKMFYLVVQKI
- a CDS encoding GxxExxY protein, with the protein product MRENEIAREIVDAAYKIHTRLGAGLLESVYEAVMAYELQKRGLRFERQKPIPVVYEGMHLGEGFRADFIVENLVIIELKSVECIAPVHKKQLLTYLRLTNKHLGLLINFNTDLIKNGITRIVNNL
- the pntB gene encoding Re/Si-specific NAD(P)(+) transhydrogenase subunit beta, encoding MSNNLVAVAYIAASALFILSLGGLSNQETARQGNLFGIIGMAIAFIATALSAQVNGYGVLIGAIVPGAIIGSVLAARVAMTSMPELVAILHSFVGLAAVLVGLATYLQPENTLTGVEATIHELEIYIGIFIGAVTFAGSVVAFGKLNGSFGSKPLMLPARHLINIALLAGSVVLGVQFMGTENGLQPLLIMTGLACVLGFLLVMGIGGADMPVVISMLNSYSGWAAAAAGFMLSNDVLIVTGALVGSSGAILSYIMCEAMNRSFISVILGGFGEGATATPTGEAKPMGEATATNVEEVAELLNDAKSVVIVPGYGMAVAQAQHSVSDITKILRKRGKEVRFGIHPVAGRMPGHMNVLLAEANVPYDIVLEMDEINDDFSNTDVVLVIGANDTVNPSALDDPSSPIAGMPVMEVWHAQNTIVMKRSLGIGYAGVDNPLFYMDNNQMLYGDAKANVSALLNELSKTEKELVAA
- a CDS encoding transglutaminase family protein — its product is MTSNKPTAVTTIRPIAASSIYGMVFHEDFIWAIDSNNGYLLQIDPATDNTTILNTRSWSDFIGATGLAITDDILWFTKGERVYCCSLVTKDFEPQLFLHLDCEINGIAVWESTIYLTSQKQGKILVYNRDRATKITHFYAPGIGLENITVKSEEIWLTDDLEQTVYCLDRATGETIFSVLTPFASPTGLAFNSNEGQETLYVAYTDREMYIRDNPNAEPNYELQDRDRTFIHPLYFAYNRQQNYALSNGYLVEMSYTEEISPLDEIEIDNLEWRIALPAETDRQKIRSVQAIGLPFTEEVKDGQRIAVFKFDNFNSEQRYIFGWKAILAVWSIKYQIKPDDCERIPNLSQEYQQKYLLDNDNLAMDTEIIKQAAKTAIGSETNLLRQVYSIRNYVYDKLAYGIKPHIDTPDLVLKRGVGSCGEYLGLLLALCRLNGIACRTVGRYKCPGDPLKRNLPLQPDYNHVWMEFYLPGYGWLPMESNPDDLFEGGPYPTRFFMGLSWYHAEMAKDTSFEFITSEGVKIDKETVSIGDLSLNHIRFIILSELQPEISK
- a CDS encoding DUF29 domain-containing protein is translated as MEELIQLRESIEKHDFVTALQIVDQLEEMSVEDKLNKIFSYMVVLLLHLIKEDAEKRLTKSWKLSINNSIKQINRINKRRKSDGYYANKADLNKIIDDAFELALEGAAIKAFGGAYDEQELLELIKVDEIKDKAISVLDYSK
- a CDS encoding prepilin peptidase, whose translation is METVVMAIGFATAFTFGACIGSFLNVVIYRIPAGLSLVHPPSRCPQCMHPLGITENVPVFGWLWLRGCCRWCKTRISSRYPIVEAVTGLIFMAVFGRFGYSLETVGYCLFLSWLLSLSMIDLDTMTLPSSLTKSGLVLGLVFQVVIGWQASHSQGVANGLMFGIGGAVSGIWLLEIIALIGLMMMGQQAMGDADGKLMATIGAWIGWKYVLLSSLIACGMGAIVGGGAIALKIIGRKQPMPFGPFLALGGALSLFFGNEIIDAYLQNFWSF
- a CDS encoding YegS/Rv2252/BmrU family lipid kinase — protein: MNRPACLIFNPVAGQGNSEQDLATIKSILEPTFDLDIQYTTPEVSAGELAVQAVKNNVEMIIASGGDGTVSAVAEALINTDIPLGAIARGTANAFANALDIPDTIEAACQVIVDGATKKVDAAYCNDKPMILLAGIGFEAETVEDADREAKDRLGMLAYVLSGLKQLREFEKFTTIIETDDKVIEVDANAVTVANAAPPTSVLAQGTAGVVYDDGLLDVTIITAKTRVEAIAISYHLLQTASNNEAAERNDVGYLRTKWVKVTTNPPQKVVLDGELIGFTPIEVKCIPQGLTVFTPVDQVRQLQESLDHLPGIKITAKQHVAEAEKLESIKSMAEDGVQIDSEEFLKGEG
- a CDS encoding NYN domain-containing protein: MSPPSHQAILLVDGYNIIGDWSDLKQSRDRHGLEAARYELVECLINYSASVAYRTKVVFDAHYQDTPRSTETHTAALSVHYTAFAETADTYIEKFCATFARKKYQQESTRLIVATSDRAQQLTVVGYGAEWLSAPMLEREVGLAVQKTKNKTNKQTKRKPPGRFLFNTLDPVAQKRLKQMRQGM
- the pntA gene encoding Re/Si-specific NAD(P)(+) transhydrogenase subunit alpha codes for the protein MGIPKEIYANECRVAATPDTVKKLQKLGFEILVESNAGAAANFTDQAYQEVDCKIVPDATSLWSEADIILKVRAPENSEIEVMPDGKTIISFIWPAQNEELLTKLANRQATVIAMDAVPRISRAQKMDALSSMANIAGYRAVIEAANNFGRFFTGQITAAGKVPPAKVMVIGAGVAGLAAIGAARSLGAVVRAFDTRPAVKEQVESLGAEFLELEFEEDGTGSGGYAKTMSKEFIDAEMALFREQAKEIDIIITTALIPGRPAPKLILTDMVEMMKEGSVVVDLAAEQGGNCEVTRPNEVYKYDGVTIIGLTDLPSRMAAQSSQLYGTNLWHLLKDMGGAEDYKVDYEDQVVRGALIVHEGKVTWPPPKIENPSPTPPPKPKAVVNAVTKEEKKSNGMLWVIVAGLALLGIGIGAPTSFLSHFTVFVLACFIGYQVIWNVSPALHTPLMSVTNAISGIIILGGMLQISGELTSPSVILGAIAILVGTINISGGFLVTQRMLKMFQK
- a CDS encoding energy-coupling factor ABC transporter ATP-binding protein; translation: MTFTSNIKAEKLPTIRVNNICFSWSDEASVLQDCTLQVPQGEFWMLLGNNGSGKSTLLRLLAGLLIPDSGSVVMPHKTGFVFQNPDHQLVMPTVGADIAFGLVSENLTQVQVRQRVKEALDAVNLPELERRPIHALSGGQKQRIAIAGAIARNCEAILFDEPTALLDADTQLELVAQVRNLVKERGLTALWVTHRLEELDYCDGAFLLAGGKVVAQGEPQSLKQKLLATESQ